From Anaerolineales bacterium, one genomic window encodes:
- a CDS encoding response regulator encodes MNTSPDPTPSSPPSQDPADVRRKRIVNPKEATILVVEDNVSNFVLMARMLAYLGIHCEWKTSGYEVVEYAHTLPRVDLILMDIRLPYEDGYEALRKIRTSLYKDIPVVAVTANASQDELNRAQAAGFDGFVGKPLDPDRFPDQIRRMLHGEPVWEYS; translated from the coding sequence ATGAATACCAGCCCCGATCCAACCCCTTCCTCGCCGCCCTCCCAAGATCCGGCCGATGTGCGGAGAAAGAGGATCGTCAATCCGAAAGAAGCCACGATTCTGGTGGTGGAAGACAACGTGTCGAACTTTGTGCTGATGGCGCGCATGCTGGCGTACCTTGGAATCCATTGCGAGTGGAAGACCTCCGGATACGAGGTCGTGGAATACGCCCATACGCTGCCGAGGGTCGATCTGATCCTGATGGACATCCGCCTTCCGTACGAGGACGGCTACGAAGCTTTGCGCAAGATCCGAACTTCCTTGTACAAAGACATCCCCGTCGTCGCGGTGACGGCCAACGCCAGCCAGGATGAATTGAATCGGGCGCAGGCGGCCGGTTTCGACGGCTTCGTCGGGAAGCCGTTGGATCCGGACCGGTTTCCGGACCAGATCCGCCGGATGCTGCACGGGGAGCCGGTTTGGGAGTATTCATAG
- a CDS encoding MFS transporter, with amino-acid sequence MTLKTREMHHAVSAAGAFRFPNYRLWFAGQSVSLIGTWMQMVAQQWVVYEMTGSKFMLGAVAFANSFPNFFLMLPAGVIADRLPRRTILLYTQTASMLLAFLLALLLAFGVLEVRHVFVAAVLLGVVNSLDAPTRQSFTVEIIDDRRDLLHAIALNSTMFNLARVIGPAVAGFVLASWGSAWCFGLNGASYLAVIAGLLAMHIPSAPAPVTAGSPLRIREGIRYARRHPVILPLILMTAVSAMFPFAYATLLPAFAVEVFHRGETALGFLTAAVGVGALLGSLFMAAIAHATGRVKPFVLGGILFPLSLLGFALCGSYTASLVLLLAAGFGLVVQNTSINSLIQLQVPDEIRGRIMSIYLLAFFGALPVGALQAGWIAQTLGPQAGMAILAAVGLGLFLSILAAFHGLRRI; translated from the coding sequence ATGACGCTGAAAACGCGGGAAATGCACCATGCCGTATCCGCCGCCGGGGCGTTTCGATTTCCCAATTACCGGTTGTGGTTTGCGGGCCAATCGGTTTCGCTCATCGGCACGTGGATGCAGATGGTGGCCCAGCAATGGGTCGTCTATGAAATGACCGGCTCCAAGTTCATGCTGGGCGCCGTTGCGTTCGCCAACAGCTTCCCCAACTTCTTCCTGATGCTGCCGGCCGGGGTGATTGCCGACCGGTTACCCCGGCGGACCATTTTATTGTACACGCAGACGGCCTCGATGCTCCTGGCTTTTCTGTTGGCTTTGCTGCTGGCCTTCGGCGTTTTGGAGGTCCGCCACGTGTTCGTGGCGGCCGTCTTGCTGGGAGTCGTCAACTCGCTGGATGCGCCCACCCGCCAATCCTTCACCGTCGAGATCATCGACGACCGCCGGGACCTCCTGCACGCGATTGCCTTGAATTCCACCATGTTCAACTTGGCGCGGGTCATCGGGCCGGCGGTGGCGGGCTTCGTTCTGGCGAGTTGGGGGTCGGCCTGGTGTTTCGGGCTGAACGGTGCCTCCTACCTGGCGGTGATCGCCGGATTGCTGGCCATGCATATCCCCTCCGCGCCGGCGCCGGTCACGGCGGGATCGCCCCTGCGGATCCGGGAGGGAATCCGCTATGCCCGCCGGCATCCGGTCATCCTCCCGCTGATCTTGATGACGGCCGTCAGCGCGATGTTTCCCTTCGCGTACGCCACCCTCCTGCCGGCCTTCGCCGTGGAGGTTTTTCACCGGGGCGAGACGGCTCTCGGGTTCCTGACCGCGGCGGTCGGAGTGGGCGCGCTCCTGGGTTCCCTGTTCATGGCGGCGATCGCCCATGCGACGGGCAGGGTGAAGCCGTTCGTTCTGGGGGGAATCCTTTTTCCGCTGTCCCTGCTGGGCTTCGCCCTGTGTGGGTCCTATACGGCGTCTCTGGTGCTGTTATTGGCCGCGGGCTTCGGCCTGGTGGTCCAGAACACATCCATTAACTCCCTCATCCAACTGCAGGTGCCCGACGAGATCCGGGGTAGGATCATGAGCATCTACCTCCTGGCTTTTTTCGGGGCTTTGCCCGTAGGAGCCCTGCAAGCCGGCTGGATTGCCCAGACGCTGGGGCCGCAGGCGGGCATGGCGATCTTGGCGGCTGTGGGGTTGGGATTGTTTCTCAGCATCCTCGCCGCCTTCCACGGCCTGCGGCGGATATAA
- a CDS encoding response regulator has product MRILYIEDYPDNRLLIRRVLMAEGYHVLEAGDAQQALKLALSDPPDLILMDINLPEVDGYTLTARIRSTPRLAHIPVVALTANVMKGDRERVLEAGCDGYIQKPVDIDQLPWQISKYLRKSKGP; this is encoded by the coding sequence ATCCGGATCCTGTATATCGAGGATTATCCGGACAACCGGCTGTTGATCCGCCGGGTGTTGATGGCCGAGGGGTACCACGTTCTGGAAGCCGGAGACGCCCAGCAAGCCTTGAAATTGGCGCTCTCCGACCCTCCCGACCTGATCCTGATGGATATCAACCTCCCGGAGGTGGACGGCTACACCCTCACCGCCAGGATCCGATCGACGCCGCGGTTGGCCCACATCCCGGTGGTCGCCCTAACGGCGAACGTCATGAAGGGAGACCGGGAGCGCGTACTGGAAGCGGGCTGCGACGGCTACATCCAGAAGCCCGTCGACATCGACCAACTGCCTTGGCAAATCTCGAAATATCTCCGCAAGTCAAAAGGACCATAG